Proteins co-encoded in one Pseudarthrobacter chlorophenolicus A6 genomic window:
- a CDS encoding MarR family winged helix-turn-helix transcriptional regulator, producing the protein MATSQSTSPVRLAAETWESLFRAQVAVMRRLQSGPAFRKLALNEYDVLFTLSRCPSGWLRLNELNDNVLLSQSSLSRLVERLEKRGLVARMPAPEDGRGVLLKLTDEGRELQKEIGREHVRDISALVGPALTPDEQKELRRLTDKLRNSLGQLPR; encoded by the coding sequence ATGGCAACCAGCCAATCCACGTCCCCCGTCCGGCTCGCGGCGGAAACCTGGGAGTCACTGTTCCGGGCGCAGGTGGCCGTGATGCGCAGGCTGCAGTCCGGCCCGGCGTTCCGAAAGCTGGCCCTGAATGAGTACGACGTCCTGTTCACCCTGTCACGCTGCCCGTCGGGCTGGCTCAGGCTCAATGAGCTCAACGACAACGTCCTGCTCAGCCAGTCCAGCCTGAGCCGGCTGGTGGAGCGGCTGGAAAAGCGCGGCCTGGTAGCGCGGATGCCCGCCCCGGAGGACGGAAGGGGCGTGCTGCTCAAGCTCACTGACGAAGGCCGGGAACTCCAGAAGGAGATCGGCCGCGAGCACGTCCGCGACATCTCCGCCCTGGTGGGGCCGGCACTGACCCCCGACGAGCAGAAGGAACTGCGCCGGCTGACGGACAAGCTCCGGAACTCGCTGGGACAGCTGCCGAGGTAG
- a CDS encoding transglutaminase-like domain-containing protein, with the protein MERSVSARLAFRTAANTKVAMAIAAARNNGYSSFEESLSVLAGGEEVPLTEISDHHGGRFHYMEFAEPTDVTVEYSATVAGRAEPEGATLAEQIRYVRPSRYAESDRLLPTAYAEFGGLHGEELVQAVRNWVYGELRYISGSSRGTDGAVETLLHRRGVCRDFAHLAIALLRSKDVPARLAAVYAPGLAPMDFHAVAEAYVNGAWRIIDPTGLAPRESMLRITAGRDSSDTAFLSTVGGSLTLNQLRVTAVVNGTLPAEDPAAPVALG; encoded by the coding sequence ATGGAACGCTCTGTTTCCGCACGCCTGGCCTTCCGCACCGCGGCGAACACCAAGGTGGCCATGGCCATTGCCGCTGCCAGGAACAACGGATACTCGTCTTTCGAGGAATCCCTCTCGGTGCTTGCCGGCGGTGAGGAAGTCCCGCTGACGGAGATCTCCGACCACCACGGCGGCCGGTTCCACTACATGGAGTTCGCCGAACCCACCGATGTCACCGTCGAGTACTCAGCCACAGTGGCCGGCCGCGCCGAGCCGGAGGGCGCCACCCTGGCGGAACAGATCCGCTACGTCCGGCCCAGCCGTTACGCCGAGTCTGACCGGCTCCTCCCCACCGCCTACGCTGAATTCGGAGGCCTGCACGGGGAAGAACTCGTCCAGGCCGTGAGGAATTGGGTCTACGGCGAACTCCGGTACATCAGCGGTTCTTCGCGTGGCACCGACGGCGCGGTGGAAACGCTGCTGCACCGCCGCGGCGTCTGCCGGGATTTCGCACACCTGGCCATCGCGCTGCTGCGGTCCAAGGATGTCCCCGCACGGCTTGCCGCGGTCTACGCGCCGGGGCTGGCCCCCATGGATTTCCACGCCGTGGCCGAGGCTTACGTTAACGGGGCGTGGCGCATCATCGACCCCACGGGGCTGGCCCCGCGGGAATCGATGCTGCGCATCACTGCCGGCCGTGACTCGTCCGACACTGCGTTCCTGTCCACGGTGGGCGGAAGCCTGACACTCAACCAGCTCCGCGTCACCGCAGTGGTCAACGGCACGTTGCCGGCAGAGGATCCTGCCGCGCCGGTGGCGCTGGGCTGA
- a CDS encoding DUF1684 domain-containing protein, with translation MAHGQQGMDEENLAEMSAVDIADWRLRTFNLYDNVRRIAADNPAEAHSYWRHQRDLMFATHPASALTPAAKAQFSGLKTADYDPIYRFHVPLTMEGAGREMSVETGTDGVVSFVRLGTFDLPEMGQLAVWKLKGYGGGIFVPFRDATAGRPGGTYGAGRYLLDTIKGAFHGVQGSGPNATFVLDFNFAYNPSCAYNDAWACPLPGPSNRLAVEIPAGELY, from the coding sequence ATGGCGCACGGGCAGCAGGGCATGGACGAAGAGAATCTGGCGGAAATGTCCGCCGTCGACATCGCCGACTGGAGGCTGCGGACGTTCAACCTCTACGACAATGTGCGCCGGATCGCCGCCGATAACCCGGCGGAAGCACATTCGTACTGGCGCCACCAGCGTGACCTGATGTTTGCCACGCATCCGGCGTCAGCGCTGACACCGGCGGCCAAGGCGCAGTTCTCCGGGCTGAAGACCGCTGACTACGATCCCATCTACCGGTTCCATGTTCCCCTCACCATGGAGGGTGCCGGCCGGGAAATGAGCGTGGAAACGGGCACCGACGGCGTAGTCAGCTTTGTCCGGCTGGGCACCTTCGACCTTCCCGAGATGGGGCAGCTGGCCGTGTGGAAGCTCAAGGGATACGGCGGCGGTATCTTCGTGCCGTTCCGTGATGCCACGGCCGGGAGGCCGGGCGGCACGTACGGGGCCGGCCGGTACCTGCTGGACACCATCAAGGGCGCGTTCCACGGCGTGCAGGGTTCCGGCCCCAACGCCACGTTCGTCCTGGACTTCAACTTTGCCTACAACCCGTCCTGCGCGTACAACGACGCCTGGGCCTGCCCGCTGCCCGGCCCGTCCAACCGGCTGGCCGTCGAAATCCCGGCCGGCGAGCTCTACTGA
- a CDS encoding GtrA family protein codes for MDSTSAPAAVQEQQDARRSPASLRRRGILRFPVVRQLLRFTGVGIICTGASLALYALLRPWIGPQPANAVALVLTSLLNTALNRRLTFKISGTQRRASDHLNGLVVIAVALLITGGSLGVLHWLNPEATVADELLTTTLSGFLATAVRFTLLRHWIFRRARHR; via the coding sequence ATGGATTCCACCAGCGCGCCGGCAGCCGTCCAGGAGCAGCAGGACGCCCGCCGCAGTCCGGCCTCCCTGCGCCGCCGCGGAATCCTGCGGTTTCCAGTGGTCCGGCAACTCCTCCGCTTCACGGGCGTGGGGATCATCTGCACGGGCGCATCGCTGGCGCTTTACGCCCTCCTCCGGCCGTGGATCGGTCCGCAACCGGCAAACGCCGTTGCCCTGGTCCTGACTTCCCTGCTGAACACCGCGCTGAACCGGCGGCTGACCTTCAAGATCTCCGGGACCCAGCGCCGGGCCAGCGACCACCTGAACGGGCTGGTGGTGATCGCCGTGGCACTGCTGATCACCGGAGGAAGCCTGGGCGTGCTCCACTGGCTCAATCCGGAGGCTACTGTGGCGGACGAGCTTCTGACCACCACCCTGTCAGGGTTCCTGGCCACGGCCGTCCGGTTCACGCTGCTCCGCCACTGGATTTTCCGCCGGGCACGGCACCGTTAG
- a CDS encoding cysteine desulfurase family protein has protein sequence MIFLDAAATTPVRREVLEAMWPYLTGDFGNPSSHHSLGESAAAALAGARASLAAVLGCRPGELVFTSGGTEADNLAVKGIALARQAADPAMNRVVISAVEHPAVEESARYLERFHGFSVDVVPVDANGQVTPEALLPLLGPETALVSIMYANNEVGTVQPIPALAELARGQGIPFHTDAVQAAGWLPLDTAALGVDALSISGHKLGAPKGCGVLYVRGRVRVEPVLHGGGQERGRRSGTENVAGAVGLSTALALVQAAQREQAGRVSRLRDVFIDAVLTGVPEAILTGHPTDRLPSVASFCFPGTSGESVLLELERQDVVCSSGSACAAGSDEPSTVLTALGIPREVAQTAVRFSFDAAVTGEDLDTAAKAVSAAVAGVRSLGTS, from the coding sequence ATGATCTTCCTTGACGCCGCCGCCACCACTCCCGTCCGCCGCGAGGTGCTGGAGGCCATGTGGCCGTATCTGACCGGTGACTTCGGAAACCCCTCCAGCCACCACAGCCTGGGGGAGTCAGCCGCCGCTGCGCTCGCCGGTGCCAGGGCCTCCCTGGCCGCGGTCCTCGGCTGCAGGCCCGGCGAGCTGGTCTTCACCTCAGGCGGCACCGAGGCGGACAACCTCGCCGTCAAGGGCATCGCCCTGGCCCGGCAGGCTGCGGACCCCGCCATGAACCGCGTGGTGATCAGCGCCGTCGAGCATCCCGCAGTGGAGGAATCTGCCAGGTACCTCGAACGCTTCCATGGCTTCTCCGTTGATGTGGTTCCCGTGGACGCCAACGGACAAGTGACGCCGGAAGCGCTGCTGCCGCTGCTGGGGCCGGAAACGGCGCTGGTCAGCATCATGTACGCCAACAACGAGGTGGGCACGGTCCAGCCCATCCCGGCCCTCGCGGAACTGGCCCGCGGGCAGGGCATCCCCTTCCATACAGACGCCGTCCAGGCCGCCGGCTGGCTGCCGCTGGACACCGCTGCCCTGGGCGTGGACGCCCTCAGCATTTCAGGGCATAAGCTTGGCGCCCCCAAGGGCTGCGGCGTGCTCTACGTCAGGGGCCGGGTCCGCGTGGAGCCGGTGCTCCACGGCGGCGGCCAGGAACGCGGACGCCGGTCCGGCACCGAAAACGTCGCGGGGGCCGTGGGACTGTCCACCGCGCTGGCCCTGGTGCAGGCCGCGCAACGGGAACAGGCCGGGCGGGTCTCGCGGCTAAGGGACGTATTCATTGATGCTGTGCTTACCGGGGTGCCGGAGGCCATCCTCACCGGGCACCCCACGGACCGGCTTCCCTCGGTGGCATCTTTCTGCTTTCCCGGCACCAGCGGCGAATCTGTCCTGCTGGAACTCGAACGCCAGGATGTGGTGTGCTCCAGCGGGTCAGCGTGTGCGGCGGGTTCGGATGAACCCTCTACCGTGCTGACGGCGCTGGGCATTCCCCGCGAAGTGGCGCAGACGGCGGTCCGCTTCAGCTTCGACGCGGCGGTCACCGGCGAAGACCTGGACACCGCTGCCAAAGCCGTCAGCGCGGCTGTGGCCGGAGTGAGGTCACTCGGTACGAGCTGA
- the nadC gene encoding carboxylating nicotinate-nucleotide diphosphorylase → MTEPTVIEHVRADTGLSLPPAPVRDILERAFAEDAPAGDITSQVLIPAQARATAVLNARVPGVFSGATVFRDAMQLVDPATSVDLLVQDGQAFDAGTHLARVSGPARSVLLAERVALNLVQRMSAIATRTAEFVRLAEGTQARITDTRKTTPGLRILERFAVRCGGGANHRYSLSDAVLAKDNHLAVMTGGDPAKLTGLLLAAKAQLGHTTHFEVEVDRMDQIEPVLAAGVDTIMLDNFSLDELRAGVALVAGRARVEASGNVNLGTVAAIAGTGVDVISIGALTHTVAALDLGLDVELTVG, encoded by the coding sequence ATGACTGAACCCACCGTGATCGAGCACGTCCGCGCTGACACCGGACTCTCCCTTCCGCCGGCACCCGTCCGCGACATCCTCGAGCGTGCCTTCGCGGAGGACGCGCCGGCCGGTGACATCACTTCCCAGGTGCTCATCCCCGCCCAGGCCCGCGCAACAGCCGTTTTGAACGCCCGCGTCCCCGGCGTCTTCAGCGGCGCCACGGTCTTCCGCGACGCCATGCAGCTGGTGGATCCGGCCACGTCCGTGGACCTGCTGGTGCAGGACGGGCAGGCGTTCGACGCCGGCACCCACCTGGCGCGCGTCAGCGGGCCAGCGCGCTCGGTACTGCTCGCCGAACGCGTGGCCCTGAACCTGGTCCAGCGGATGTCCGCCATCGCCACCAGGACCGCCGAGTTCGTCCGGCTCGCCGAAGGGACGCAGGCCCGCATCACCGACACGCGCAAGACCACCCCCGGGCTGCGGATCCTTGAGCGGTTCGCAGTGCGCTGCGGCGGGGGAGCGAACCACCGCTACAGCCTCTCGGATGCCGTCCTCGCCAAGGACAACCACCTGGCGGTCATGACCGGCGGGGACCCCGCCAAACTCACCGGGCTCCTCCTCGCGGCGAAGGCGCAGCTGGGCCACACCACGCACTTCGAAGTGGAGGTGGACCGGATGGACCAGATCGAACCCGTGCTCGCCGCCGGGGTGGACACCATCATGCTCGACAACTTCAGCCTGGATGAACTGCGCGCAGGGGTTGCCCTGGTGGCCGGACGGGCCCGTGTGGAGGCCAGCGGCAACGTAAACCTTGGCACCGTCGCCGCGATCGCCGGCACCGGCGTGGACGTCATCTCCATCGGGGCGCTCACCCACACCGTCGCAGCGCTGGACCTCGGCCTGGACGTGGAACTGACCGTCGGGTGA
- the nadB gene encoding L-aspartate oxidase, with product MSRRLVIVGSGIAGLYAALLASDAGADVVLLTKGGLEHSNTWYAQGGISAVLPEPAPGDTVAAHIADTLRAGAGHCNEAAVRLMCTEAGGDIAALQQFGVRFDSGPDGGPALGLEAAHSAPRILHAGGDATGARTARALIGAVLARAALGTLTVHTHAHTTALQRHNGRVAGVEYLQDGTLRALAADAVLLATGGAGRLFGQTTNPAVATADGLALAVRAGASPADLEFFQFHPTSLVAGATPRPERLDGPLLISEAVRGEGAVLVDAGNRRFMKAYHADAELAPRDVVSRSIALHLAKLGNPAGHVYLDARPIEQAHGAGFLSRRFPTLTQKTLDAGIDWTRELVPVAPAAHYWMGGIATDLHARTGIPGLYAAGEVACTGVQGANRLASNSLLEGLVFGRRAVEDFLSGDGGWDAFVTVPVALEGQASEPDVPQGSWQSSIGGREGAPEPFSREALRSLMTAKAGVLRSGALLCEAAETLDRWAAVVRPDAVPGSADPAVHEDCNLILAAQLLVSSALARRDSLGAHYRSDETVETIPLRPKASLSHD from the coding sequence ATGAGCCGCCGGCTTGTCATCGTCGGCAGCGGCATCGCCGGGCTGTACGCCGCCCTGCTGGCATCAGATGCCGGCGCGGACGTGGTGCTGCTGACCAAGGGCGGCCTGGAGCACAGCAACACCTGGTATGCGCAGGGCGGGATCTCGGCGGTACTGCCGGAACCGGCTCCGGGCGACACCGTGGCCGCCCACATCGCGGACACCCTGCGCGCGGGTGCCGGGCACTGCAACGAAGCCGCTGTCCGGCTAATGTGCACGGAGGCCGGCGGAGACATTGCCGCGCTGCAGCAGTTCGGGGTCCGGTTTGATTCAGGGCCCGACGGCGGCCCCGCCCTGGGCCTCGAAGCAGCACACAGTGCGCCGCGCATCCTGCATGCCGGCGGCGACGCCACCGGCGCCCGTACCGCCCGCGCGCTGATCGGCGCCGTCCTTGCCAGGGCAGCCCTGGGGACGCTCACCGTGCACACCCACGCCCACACCACCGCCCTCCAGCGGCACAACGGGCGGGTGGCCGGCGTCGAATACCTGCAGGACGGGACGCTCCGGGCGCTTGCCGCCGACGCCGTCCTGCTGGCTACCGGGGGAGCAGGCCGACTCTTCGGCCAGACCACCAACCCCGCCGTGGCCACCGCGGACGGCCTGGCGCTCGCCGTCCGCGCCGGGGCCTCTCCCGCAGACCTCGAATTCTTCCAATTCCACCCCACCAGCCTGGTGGCCGGCGCCACCCCACGGCCCGAGCGGTTGGACGGGCCATTGCTCATCTCCGAAGCCGTCCGGGGCGAAGGCGCTGTCCTGGTGGACGCCGGTAACCGCCGCTTCATGAAGGCCTACCACGCGGACGCGGAACTGGCCCCCCGGGACGTCGTCTCACGCAGCATCGCCCTGCACCTGGCCAAGCTCGGAAACCCCGCCGGCCACGTCTACCTTGACGCCAGGCCCATCGAGCAGGCGCACGGAGCAGGCTTCCTGAGCCGGCGTTTCCCCACCCTCACCCAAAAGACCCTCGACGCCGGCATCGATTGGACCCGGGAACTGGTCCCCGTCGCCCCGGCTGCACACTACTGGATGGGCGGCATCGCCACCGACCTCCACGCCCGCACCGGCATCCCCGGGCTCTACGCTGCGGGGGAGGTTGCGTGCACCGGAGTCCAAGGGGCAAACCGGCTGGCCAGCAACTCCCTCCTTGAGGGACTCGTCTTCGGCCGCCGCGCTGTTGAAGACTTCCTCTCCGGTGACGGGGGCTGGGATGCGTTCGTCACCGTCCCGGTTGCTTTAGAAGGCCAGGCCTCCGAACCGGACGTGCCGCAGGGGAGTTGGCAGTCCAGCATCGGTGGGAGAGAAGGCGCCCCGGAACCCTTTTCCCGCGAGGCACTTCGGTCGTTGATGACTGCCAAGGCCGGGGTGCTGCGCTCCGGGGCGCTCCTCTGCGAGGCGGCCGAGACACTTGACCGGTGGGCCGCCGTCGTACGCCCCGATGCTGTCCCTGGCTCCGCGGACCCTGCCGTGCACGAAGACTGCAACCTCATCCTGGCCGCGCAGCTGCTGGTGTCCTCCGCGCTGGCGCGGCGCGATTCACTGGGCGCCCACTACCGCAGCGACGAAACTGTCGAGACCATCCCCCTCCGGCCGAAAGCGAGCCTCTCCCATGACTGA
- the nadA gene encoding quinolinate synthase NadA, with protein sequence MSSVNTAIQLITREQAENGAARGSTCSPALAKGPWDYDLAEALAGVPAYGPGASSADVAPAATPRQGQLPEEYKRATDAELARRITAAKATLGDRAVILGHFYQRDEVIQYADFVGDSFQLANAALTKPEAEAIIFCGVHFMAETADILSTPEQAVILPNLAAGCSMADMADADSVAECWEQLEEIFGTGPDAEGRRPVIPVTYMNSSAALKAFCGENGGIVCTSSNAKTVLEWAFERGQRVLFFPDQHLGRNTAKALGVPLEQMPMWNPRKDLGGNSAQQLLDSRVILWHGFCSVHKRFSVAQIEQARAEHPGVQVIVHPECPMEVVDAADSAGSTDFIKKAIAAATEPTTFAIGTEINMVNRLAAEYPQHTIFCLDPVICPCSTMYRIHPGYLAWVLEELVAGRVVNRITVGDAVQANARTALERMLAARP encoded by the coding sequence ATGAGCAGCGTCAACACAGCCATCCAGCTGATCACGCGCGAGCAGGCTGAAAACGGTGCTGCCCGCGGCAGCACCTGCAGCCCTGCCCTTGCCAAGGGGCCGTGGGATTACGACCTCGCCGAAGCCCTCGCCGGCGTCCCCGCCTACGGTCCCGGTGCCTCCAGCGCGGACGTCGCCCCGGCGGCAACCCCCCGGCAGGGCCAGCTGCCGGAGGAATACAAGCGCGCCACTGACGCGGAACTTGCCCGGCGCATCACCGCCGCCAAAGCCACACTGGGCGACCGCGCGGTCATCCTGGGGCACTTCTACCAGCGGGATGAAGTCATCCAGTACGCGGACTTCGTTGGAGACTCCTTCCAGCTTGCGAACGCCGCCCTCACCAAGCCGGAGGCCGAAGCCATCATCTTCTGCGGCGTGCACTTCATGGCGGAGACCGCGGACATCCTGTCCACGCCGGAACAGGCCGTGATCCTGCCCAACCTGGCGGCCGGCTGCTCCATGGCGGACATGGCCGACGCCGATTCCGTAGCGGAGTGCTGGGAGCAGCTTGAAGAGATCTTCGGAACCGGGCCCGACGCCGAAGGACGGCGTCCGGTCATCCCCGTCACCTACATGAACTCCTCCGCAGCCCTCAAGGCGTTCTGCGGCGAGAACGGCGGCATTGTCTGCACGTCCTCGAATGCGAAGACCGTCCTGGAATGGGCCTTCGAGCGCGGCCAGCGGGTGCTCTTCTTCCCGGACCAGCACCTGGGCCGCAACACCGCCAAGGCCCTGGGGGTCCCGCTGGAGCAGATGCCCATGTGGAACCCGCGCAAGGACCTGGGCGGCAACTCGGCACAGCAACTGCTGGACTCCAGGGTGATCCTGTGGCACGGGTTCTGCTCCGTCCACAAGCGTTTCAGCGTGGCCCAGATCGAGCAGGCCCGGGCAGAGCACCCGGGGGTCCAGGTCATCGTGCACCCCGAATGCCCCATGGAAGTGGTGGACGCCGCCGACTCCGCAGGTTCCACCGACTTCATCAAGAAGGCCATTGCCGCCGCCACCGAGCCCACCACGTTCGCCATCGGCACCGAAATCAACATGGTGAACCGGCTCGCTGCCGAATACCCGCAGCACACCATCTTCTGCCTTGACCCGGTGATCTGCCCCTGCTCCACCATGTACCGGATCCACCCCGGCTACCTGGCCTGGGTCCTGGAGGAACTGGTGGCCGGCCGGGTGGTCAACCGCATCACTGTTGGCGACGCCGTCCAGGCGAACGCCCGCACTGCCCTTGAGCGCATGCTCGCCGCGAGGCCCTGA
- a CDS encoding NUDIX hydrolase, with translation MFSSSANVSERRAAPPSLAISTVIFALRPSETSGRPTLWLPLVRRIREPFKGLWALPGGPLSHDESLQDAASRNLRDTTGLAPSYLEQLYAFGGLHRSPSQRVVSIVYWALVQPTEAALADESENVRWFRADRLGDLAFDHNAIVDYALWRLRNKLAYGSVAYHLLGEYFTLAQVREVYEAVLDRQLDPANFRRQLKATPEIEETGEYLQGGKHRPPRLYRYTGRPGLDPDNRSTP, from the coding sequence ATGTTCTCCAGTTCGGCAAATGTCTCCGAGCGCCGGGCCGCGCCACCGTCGCTGGCAATCTCGACAGTCATCTTCGCGCTCCGCCCGAGTGAGACCTCCGGCCGGCCCACCCTGTGGCTGCCCCTGGTCCGGCGCATCCGTGAGCCCTTCAAGGGCCTGTGGGCGCTGCCCGGCGGCCCGCTGTCGCACGACGAGTCGCTGCAGGACGCCGCGTCCCGCAACCTCCGTGACACCACCGGGCTGGCGCCCAGCTACCTCGAACAGCTGTACGCCTTCGGCGGGCTGCACCGATCGCCCTCGCAGCGCGTGGTGTCCATCGTGTACTGGGCTCTGGTCCAGCCCACGGAAGCGGCGCTCGCGGATGAGTCGGAGAACGTCAGGTGGTTCCGGGCGGACCGGCTGGGTGACCTCGCGTTCGACCACAACGCGATCGTGGACTACGCCCTCTGGCGGCTGCGGAACAAGCTGGCCTACGGCTCGGTGGCCTACCACCTGCTCGGCGAATACTTCACCCTGGCGCAGGTCCGCGAAGTCTATGAGGCAGTCCTCGACCGCCAACTGGACCCGGCCAACTTCCGCCGCCAGCTCAAGGCAACACCGGAAATCGAAGAAACCGGCGAATACCTCCAGGGCGGCAAGCACCGTCCGCCACGCCTCTACCGCTACACCGGCCGGCCCGGCCTCGACCCAGACAACAGGAGCACACCATGA
- a CDS encoding amino acid permease, whose protein sequence is MTTKSASVRPERHLGHTMKPRQLTMMGLGSAIGAGLFLGSGAGVQAAGPAVLLSYLVAGTLIILVMWALGEMAAANPNSGAFSVYAERALGRTAGATIGWLWWLQLVVVIAAEALGAAGLLYSIWPVIPVWALALAFMVAFTAINLAGVRNFGEFEFWFAILKVAAIVLFLAVGAALLLGVLPGVASPGLSNITSDFAPQGLGGVAAALFVVIFAFGGTEIVSVAAAETQDPERSVGRAIRTVVWRILVFYIGSVFVIAAVLPATSESLASPFAGVLDTARIPGAATAITLVAVVALLSALNANLYGASRMAYSLAERGEAPQFLTRLSGASVPMLAVAVSVAFGFVATVLELLFPDKVLPALFQLVGSTCLVVWGSALVSQLILRRRATRDGTALPLKMKGFPALTVLGLVLLGLIFAVGFSAEESRVQLFSTFALIAGIALACAAGARIQGRRRRPE, encoded by the coding sequence ATGACGACGAAGTCCGCATCCGTACGCCCGGAACGCCACCTGGGCCACACCATGAAACCCCGCCAGCTGACCATGATGGGCTTGGGCAGCGCCATCGGCGCCGGGCTGTTCCTCGGCTCGGGAGCCGGGGTGCAGGCTGCCGGCCCCGCCGTCCTGCTGTCCTACCTTGTGGCGGGCACGCTGATCATCCTGGTGATGTGGGCGCTGGGCGAGATGGCAGCCGCGAACCCCAACAGCGGCGCCTTCTCGGTGTACGCCGAACGCGCGCTGGGACGGACCGCCGGCGCCACCATCGGCTGGCTGTGGTGGCTGCAGCTGGTGGTGGTGATCGCCGCCGAGGCGCTTGGCGCGGCCGGGCTGTTGTACTCGATCTGGCCCGTAATCCCGGTCTGGGCGCTGGCACTTGCCTTCATGGTGGCGTTCACAGCGATCAACCTCGCCGGCGTGCGGAACTTCGGTGAGTTCGAGTTCTGGTTCGCCATCCTCAAGGTGGCCGCCATCGTGCTCTTCCTGGCAGTGGGCGCCGCCCTCCTGCTGGGCGTCCTGCCCGGCGTCGCGTCGCCGGGACTGTCCAACATCACCTCCGACTTCGCCCCGCAGGGCCTCGGCGGGGTGGCCGCCGCACTGTTCGTGGTGATCTTCGCGTTTGGCGGCACGGAAATCGTTTCGGTAGCCGCCGCTGAGACCCAGGACCCGGAACGCAGCGTGGGCAGGGCCATCCGCACGGTGGTTTGGCGCATCCTCGTCTTCTACATCGGCTCCGTGTTCGTTATCGCCGCGGTCCTTCCCGCCACCTCCGAAAGCCTGGCGTCCCCCTTCGCGGGCGTCCTGGACACCGCCCGGATCCCCGGTGCGGCAACGGCGATCACCCTGGTGGCCGTCGTGGCACTCCTGTCCGCGCTCAACGCCAATCTGTACGGCGCCTCCCGGATGGCCTACTCGCTCGCCGAACGCGGCGAGGCCCCGCAGTTCCTGACGCGCCTCAGCGGGGCCAGCGTGCCGATGCTCGCCGTGGCCGTGTCGGTGGCCTTCGGCTTCGTGGCCACCGTGCTGGAACTGCTCTTCCCGGACAAGGTCCTTCCCGCGCTTTTCCAGCTGGTGGGTTCAACCTGCCTGGTGGTGTGGGGAAGCGCCCTGGTGTCCCAGCTGATCCTCCGGCGCCGCGCCACCCGGGACGGCACTGCGCTTCCGCTGAAGATGAAGGGCTTCCCCGCCCTGACCGTCCTGGGGCTTGTCCTGCTGGGGCTGATCTTCGCGGTGGGCTTCAGCGCCGAGGAGAGCCGCGTGCAGCTGTTCAGCACATTTGCGCTGATCGCGGGAATTGCCCTGGCCTGCGCCGCAGGCGCCCGGATCCAGGGCCGCCGACGCCGGCCGGAGTGA
- a CDS encoding alpha/beta fold hydrolase — protein MSGRHTGQQHAHTVEGTDPQLFVAVHDPADDAGLRPVLLLHGFSSSGKLNWEDTGWVGALLEAGRRVITVDLPGHGRSGAPEDRDSYSPSRIRADLLQTAFDAGVRPLQDGDPSSGLDLVGYSLGSRLAWEFASTQPEIVHRLVLGGPNISDPLAEFDLTAAQDYLADGTPIADGSTAQLLKMALLLPTNNIFALLTLVEAIKAEPYDPAEAVPHVPMLLVAGDQDERIGSLPKLAELANSTGGMAEQLVLPGRNHTNAVTSRAFKQAAIAFLAV, from the coding sequence ATGAGCGGCAGGCACACCGGCCAACAGCATGCGCACACCGTGGAAGGAACGGACCCCCAGCTGTTCGTGGCGGTCCATGATCCCGCTGACGATGCCGGGTTGCGCCCCGTCCTGCTGCTGCACGGCTTCTCCTCCTCGGGCAAACTCAACTGGGAAGACACCGGCTGGGTGGGCGCCCTCCTGGAGGCCGGCCGCCGCGTGATCACAGTGGACCTGCCCGGTCACGGCCGCAGCGGCGCGCCGGAGGACCGTGATTCATACTCCCCCAGCCGCATCCGCGCCGATCTGCTTCAAACGGCGTTCGACGCCGGCGTCCGGCCCCTGCAGGACGGCGATCCTTCCAGCGGGCTGGACCTCGTGGGCTACTCCCTGGGATCGCGGCTGGCATGGGAGTTTGCGTCCACCCAGCCGGAGATCGTCCACCGCCTGGTGCTCGGCGGGCCCAACATCTCCGATCCGCTGGCCGAGTTCGACCTGACGGCCGCCCAGGATTACCTGGCCGACGGCACGCCGATTGCCGACGGGTCCACGGCGCAGCTGCTGAAGATGGCGCTGCTGCTGCCCACCAACAACATCTTTGCTTTGCTCACTCTCGTGGAGGCCATCAAGGCCGAGCCCTACGATCCCGCCGAAGCCGTCCCCCATGTGCCAATGCTCCTGGTGGCCGGTGACCAGGATGAACGGATTGGCAGCCTCCCCAAGCTAGCCGAGCTGGCCAACAGCACCGGGGGCATGGCCGAGCAGCTGGTCCTGCCGGGCCGGAACCATACCAACGCCGTCACCAGCAGGGCCTTCAAGCAGGCGGCTATCGCCTTCCTGGCGGTCTGA